In Carassius gibelio isolate Cgi1373 ecotype wild population from Czech Republic chromosome B2, carGib1.2-hapl.c, whole genome shotgun sequence, a single genomic region encodes these proteins:
- the LOC127950373 gene encoding F-box/LRR-repeat protein 7 (The sequence of the model RefSeq protein was modified relative to this genomic sequence to represent the inferred CDS: added 37 bases not found in genome assembly): MGANNGKQSGSEGKGSSSISSDLSSSTDQTSTKAPKNAATSEDSDLSMRTLSTPSPALILQPRSSPGVLNGSSTSSSTFGTETIAMVHTPPTSLTHPQRSLRQPRDQQGAPIDILPDHAFLQIFTHLPTNQLCRCARVCRRWYNLAWDPHLWRTIRLTGDVLHVDRALRVLTRRLCQDTPNVCLTLETVVVSGCRRLTDRGLYTVAQCCPELRRLEVASCYNVSNEAVFEVVSRCPNLEHLDVSGCSKVTCISLTRDVSFKLSPLHGQQISIRYLDMTDCFALEDEGLHTIAAHCTQLTHLYLRRCVRLTDEGLRFLVIYCPSVRELSVSDCRFISDFGLREIAKLEGRLRYLSIAHCGRITDVGVRYIAKYCNRLRYLNARGCEGLTDHGVEHLAKNCLKLKSLDIGKCPLVSDAGLEQLALNSFNLKRLSLKSCESITGRGLQVVAANCFDLQLLNVQDCDVPLEALRFVKRHCKCCVIEHTNPAFF, encoded by the exons ACTCGGACCTTAGCATGCGAACACTGAGTACGCCAAGTCCGGCTCTGATTTTGCAGCCTCGTTCATCTCCAGGCGTGCTTAATGGCTCCTCCACGTCTTCCTCCACGTTCGGCACGGAAACCATCGCCATGGTCCACACGCCGCCCACTTCTCTCACCCATCCGCAAAGGAGTCTGCGACAGCCGAGGGACCAGCAGGGGGCGCCCATCGACATCCTTCCTGACCATGCTTTTCTGCAGATCTTCACCCATTTGCCCACCAACCAGCTGTGTCGGTGTGCCCGTGTTTGCCGCCGCTGGTACAACTTGGCCTGGGACCCGCACTTATGGAGGACTATTCGTTTGACTGGAGACGTGCTACATGTGGACCGTGCGCTTAGGGTTCTCACTCGCAGACTGTGCCAGGACACCCCCAATGTGTGTCTCACCCTGGAGACGGTGGTGGTCAGTGGCTGTCGGAGGTTAACCGATCGAGGACTGTACACGGTGGCACAGTGCTGCCCAGAACTGCGTCGCTTAGAGGTGGCCAGCTGTTACAACGTGTCCAATGAAGCCGTGTTTGAGGTGGTGTCACGCTGCCCCAACCTGGAACACTTGGATGTTTCAG GGTGCTCTAAGGTGACCTGCATCAGCCTGACAAGGGACGTGTCCTTTAAACTCTCCCCTCTTCATGGGCAGCAGATCTCCATCCGCTATCTTGACATGACTGACTGTTTTGCTCTGGAAGACGAAGGCCTGCACACCATTGCTGCCCACTGCACTCAGCTCACCCACCTCTACCTGCGGCGCTGTGTGCGCCTGACCGACGAGGGCCTGCGCTTCTTAGTCATCTACTGCCCGTCCGTGCGGGAGCTCAGCGTCAGCGACTGCCGCTTCATCAGTGACTTTGGCCTGCGGGAGATTGCCAAACTAGAGGGCCGCCTGCGCTACCTCAGCATAGCGCACTGCGGCCGCATCACAGATGTAGGCGTGCGCTACATAGCTAAATACTGCAACAGACTGCGTTACCTGAACGCTCGTGGCTGCGAGGGGCTGACAGACCACGGCGTCGAGCACCTTGCCAAGAACTGCCTCAAGCTCAAGTCCCTGGACATCGGGAAGTGCCCACTTGTGTCGGACGCCGGCCTGGAGCAACTTGCACTAAACTCGTTCAACCTGAAGAGACTGAGTCTGAAGTCGTGCGAGAGCATCACGGGCCGCGGGCTGCAGGTGGTGGCAGCCAACTGCTTCGACCTTCAGCTGCTGAATGTACAGGACTGTGACGTGCCACTGGAGGCGCTGCGCTTTGTCAAGCGTCACTGTAAATGCTGCGTCATTGAACACACCAATCCAGCCTTTTTCTGA